In the Oenanthe melanoleuca isolate GR-GAL-2019-014 unplaced genomic scaffold, OMel1.0 S125, whole genome shotgun sequence genome, CTGTGGCCATGGAAACGAGAGAACCACGGGCGAGCGCGTCACAAAGGGGCAGCCCCgcgctggggctgggaaggttGTGGGTGACACGGACACAGCGGCAGGAGACGCGTCTGGCTCTGCTGTCTGTGCCCACTGCTGGCGATCGGAGTCACCCCACCTTGTTCTAGGGCTGGGGACCAGCTCCTGTCGCTGTCTATCGCAGAGAGATCCCAAATTCAAACCCAGATTCTTCTGCGAGACAGAAGCACGAGTTCAAACATGGATTCTACCAGAAAAGGAAAGgccacagaaggaaaaggtgaGGATAGAAAGGAGCTGAAAGGCCTGagccaaatggaaaaaaatcccaccagtGTTCAGGGGAAATTGGTCCATGGTGGTCAGTGCTGTTCCTATGTCAGAGTTGGTGGCTGACAGCTACAGGTGATCCTGCAAGGACGCCCATGGCATCACAACATTCTGTCATTAGTTTactctgctttctcctttttgaCAGTAGCCAAATCACTCATACTGCCACCCGGGTCAGGGACTGTGGCCACAGATGACCACAAATTGGACATGGTCACAAGATGCAAGTCCTGTTTCTTTCTTGGCCATCAATGTTGGGTGTCCCTAGAGATAaatttcctgttcttcctctgCTTGGTGATCTGGTCCAACACTGAGGATGATATTATGGCGCTATAAAAGCACCAGCAAGGCCTGCCTGCTTGCTGAGAGCTCTTTGAGCTTTGCAGAAATAGCAGTCACAGCTGTGTGGGTCTTTATTGGGTATTCACAAAAGGCCACCATCAAGAAGAAATCTTTCCTCCCCTCATTGAAGCTTTCCACCTTTCCCTTCAGACATGATAACTCAAGAGTGTTCAGAGGAGTTAAACACATGATAGatgcatgaaaaataaaacatagaaATTTTCTCAAGAAGCCAAAAGTCCCTCTAGAGTTTCAACCATTGGAAATGCATAGGGTATGATAAAAGGAGGAAGGTCATCTAACTCACCTGTTTCTtgtgagcagggctcaggctcaCACAGAGGtaaggtgggagctgggccgctctctggcaggaggaagggtcttgtgccagcctggagagcctgtGCCCATTGCCAGGGAACagttctgccctgcaggtgcccctgccatgagctgtgctgctcccagtgccccgtGGAGCTGTagggctgctcagctgtggggcagggagaggagcaggaggctgcatgtgcagctgagccattgctggaaagcacagggctctgggctcctgctgtcccagggcagcccagaggccaggctgctcccctgggagctctgtgcaagTGGCTCAGGGTGTGGCCCTGGCCTGCCtcaaggggctgctggcaggagcatgtttccctgtgcagctaTTTAGAAGTTTCCAGGAAATGTGTCCCATGCAACATGGAGCTTCAGATGATTTCAGTTTGCATTATTTTATGTTATATTTTGTGTCTCCACTTTGCAGCTCGGACTGGCTATCCTCTTGCCAAGAGGTTTCCCATGGCAAATCCCTCTATGCTCCTTCCCTCCAAGCCCTTGCCTCCCATTCAGAAGAGCTCTCCTGCTAGCAAGCCAAACAAGATCTGCAGCGGAGAGCAGGAGAATGGGAAAAAGGGCACTGGCTGTGATGACAACCTCAGAAATAACAAGGAGCTTCATTCAGAGGGAACAGGACATAAGGTAAGGAGACCAAGCTTAGTCCTGATCACTTCAGTTTCAGCTTATACCCtcaaggcagagctcagagccttttttcctttgatgtGAGCCCAGGGAAACAGCTGAGACAAGGAAGAGTTCAGCTGGACACTGCACTTCAGGCTTTCTTTGCAATGGGGGTGTAGTGCAGACTTCACATCCTCAGCATGTACCAATAGGAGGAGAGGTCCTTCAATGGTTTCTGGGCTCTGTcgtgcctcctgctctgctttataGCTGAAAAAGCCCAAACAAGCAGTTGGAGCAGCTCAAGTTGTTCCAATGTGGCCAAGCAATCCTTCTACATTTAGTAACCTACTAGGGGTATCTGTGAACCATGTCTATGTCTTGGTGGTGCTTTCTGTCAACCCTGTCTGCTTGGGATGGAAAATGGTGTTTGCTGAAACAGGCAGTCCTGCAAAGTCAGTTCCAGGTTGTCTCAGCTTCTGAGTTGTACAGCCATGGCCTTCTGCACAGCTGTCTCTGATGTTATTGCTAGACTTCATCAGCTTCTGGGCAGCTGTGTGCCCTGGCATGGCTTTgtccagagggaagggatgatGGGAGGTGGCCATGgggagagcagcccagagcccaggcacaCGATTGCCtttgcagcagggccagcacctgcagttgttttgggtttgctgtggggtgcaggaggaggcagatgaACAACAGCTTTGGTAGACAGAATGTCCAATCCAAGGCTTGTGTACTTGATGTCAGCCTTGATGAGAAAGGGCCCAATGTATCCCTGACAGGATCTGATCCTTTCACTGCAGTTGGAGCAGGTCCTGATTTGGCTCTTTAGCTGTGCCAGAAATGATGGGATAGTAGGCATGGGTGTGCATCTGGCCCCAGTGCCTCCACTCCCCTTCCTGGCCATGGCATGGGGGCCCTGGAGAAACCTGGGCTGGCAGAGACcttccagagagcagcagggcagggagctctgctgaacTTGCTGGATGCCAGTGAGCCTGAGATGCTGGAGGTatgggagctggggagcagcgAGCATCCCGagagctcagcagcttctgGGCTGAAAGGCTGCTGGGCAACTGtaggagggaaggcagcagcagaaggaatgAGGGGCTTGAGAAAAGCAGGTTTTGACATCCTGCAGAATGGCTTTGTGGGGACGTGGCTGGAGatcagcagtggctgtgaggTGCCtaaggggcagggagagaatAGTGATCTAAACCCATTCCCATACCATCCAAAAGGCCAGTGGAGGCAGTGGCACCCATGAACATACTGATGCCAAACACGaggattccagctgggaatgtaGCCACCCTTCCAGAACTGTTAGCATGAGGGGAGAGGTGCCAAATCTGGGACATGTGCTCTCCCCCACCACTTCCCTTTCCATTCCCCATCCTGGGCCAAGCTGCTCCATCAGTTTGACTTGTCTTTTCCTGCTAGGTACCAGTTCAAAGCATGGGTAAATATCTTGAGCCATGAGTAGGGGCAAGGCTGGATGCTTCATCTGAGCACTTTGTTCCACTCTTGCCAGGCATCCTTGCTGTATTCCCGTGGTGGGGATGTGAAGAAGGGGTCATTGGGACTGCCTGTGATCCCCCCTATCCACAAGGCAGTCCGTCCCTGtgttggcagtgctgcaggctctctgcacagccctctgcagctggatgtCCAAGAGTCCCAGGAGATGAGGTAAGGCAAGGTGTCTGCTGCTCCACTGTGCTGTTCAGCTCGCTCTTCCTGCCTCGTGAGCTTCTTTTGCACAGTCAGCTGTCCCGTGTATTTAGGCAAATCTCTGTGTATTCCCCATTTTGCCCATCTCTGATGATCCAGCTCAATGTCAAACCCCACACCATCTGTCCCAAGAGCAGAGGTGGTggtggggaagaggaggcaggGCTTAAGAGCATCTCAAGATGGGTCCTCTGCTGGACTTGTCTATTGATTCCCTCTGTAATGTTTGTGATGTCATTTGGGAACTGTATTGCATGGGTCTGGATCCTGAAGATCACTGAATACTGTGATCCTTGACTGTCAACTTCAGCACCCACTAGAATATGTTTGGACAAATACTGGCTGCTGGGGAAGTGTCTGCAAATTTCAGTGCTCCTTCTGTAAACCTCCTGGGTAACTTTTCTCTTCCTGGGTCGGCACTGTGGAATTAGATCCTAGTTAAATTTTGGGATGTAGATGTATAATCCAATCaatgtttaatatttatatCTGGGAttaaaagcaaagaggaaaggTCCTAGAGGAGAGTTAGAAGACTGTACCTGATGGAAAGACATTGGATTGGATATGTGTGAGAAAATGCAGCTCTCAAGCTTATCCCAGTGATTACAATAAAGGAGTCACAGAATTATCATTCCAATTGAAAAGCATAGGTCTCAATATCCTTGCCTAGCAGCTGATTTGGaaaaactctttttattttgaaagagcAAGGAGGTGGAATATCCCTCTCAGGGCACAGCATTGCTCTGACCACATGTAGCACGAGACTGGCACCAGTGGAAGGCACGAGCAGGCAAAGTCAAGCTTTGGCAGCAGTACCAAAGCAGCTGCCCTCCATACAGACTCGTGGCTCAGCTtagcagctcttgctgcttcaGAGAGGCTGTAGGAGCCACTTGGCTCCAAAAGGAGAGACAGCACGACTGGGGAGTTATGATGCAAGTTGAAGAATGACTGCTGTGTTTTTGCTGGAGCTTGGCCAGCTCTGTCTAGCTGCAGCAACTGAAAGCTTCAGGACAAGTAATCAGCTTTGAGTTGTGTTGAGTTTATGTGTTGCATTGTATCCTTCATCAGAGTGACCAAGCTCTAGGAAGGTTTGTCTCCTTTCATGCTAcacctcttccctcccttcGCTTTCTCCCTCCTCATATGTTCTTTTGTCCTCCATTTTCTCAAGGCCAAgatccagcagcagaagcagagagagCTCTGAACATGCAGGTAGGTACAGGGCATGTCTGTCCTAGAATGACCACTGGAGTATTGACTCAGAGGTGACATTTTGAAAGCCTGGTTAAAAAccattctttcaaaaatttctgtaaattcaTTTTGATGCCTTGATGGGCTCAGTGGACACCTCCCAGAGCCCAGTCACTGTGAGTGTGCTCCAGTGGTGCAGTGAAAATTCTTCCAGTGTGAAGTGTTGAGTGACAGGGGCTGGAGTGGGATCTTGAGACCCTGGAAAAGCAgtgcaggaaaaggaaacattcctctccatcctgcacaTGGCTTTCATCTCCATGCAGCCTTTCTAGTGTCAAAATTCATAGGGAAAATGAAGGCATTTAgcatgaaatgagaaatgttcCCAGtgctttctccctcccttcagGGAGAAAACTGTTCCTTGGGGCAGTTTCTGAGCTGAACTCTTGGAGAAGTGAACATGATTCATGGACATTGTCGGGTTTTGCActgggagaaagaaggaaacctCCTTGAATTTTCCAGTTAAGGAGAAGGAGACTTCCAAATGGATGCAGCCTATGCAGGGTCTGAGTTTGTCATGCTGtcacagcacaaacccaaagcCACCTATGGCAGGTTCACGATGACCAATCTCTTGCCCGACTCTCTCTCTCTGGGTCAGTGTTGCAGGCTGAGGCTGGCGGAGGAGATGCCTTCTgccttgtcccctgtccctgccttgcCTGATGCCTGACAAGTAGAATTGTGCCAGACAAAATGCAGTCTCTGGTGCCAGGTCAGCCAATGCTTTCAAGTTGAAAGCCTCAGTGAAAGTCTGTTGTTGTTCCTTTGCCATCACTGGTCGTGAACTGATAGGAGTGATGAGacctgaagaaataattttgctgatgCAGAAAAAGGGATCAGATCCACCAGTTCCTTTGCTGAGGGTTATTTCTGCCAAATCCTCAGTACAGCCCTTTTGAATTCCttgtgccagcctggagagtgccctgcaggtgcccctgccatgagctgtgctgctcccagtgccccgtGGAGCTGTagggctgctcagctgtggggcagggagaggagcaggaggctgcatgtgcagctgagccattgctggaaagcacagggctctgggctcctgctgtcccagggcagcccagaggccaggctgctcccctgggagctctgtgcaagTGGCTCAGGGTGTGGCCCTGGCCTGCCtcaaggggctgctggcaggagcatgtttccctgtgcagctaTTTAGAAGTTTCCAGGAAATGTGTCCCATGCAGCATGGAGCTTTAGATGCTTTAGGTTGGCATTGCAGCCTCTGTTAAATTTGTATCTTCACTTTGCAGGCCTGTCTCCCAACGGTACTGCCAAGAATCTTTCCAGGTCTCCTCCCTCTATGCTCCTTCCCTCCAAGCCATTGCCTCCCATCCGGAAGAGCTCTCCTTCCAGGCTGCCAAGCCCAGTGTGCagtggagaggaagagagagggggaaatggCATTGGCTACAAAGATAGCAGTAGAAACAACCAGGAGCAGAGTTCTGAGGGAAAAGGACGTGAGGTAAGGAGACCAAGCTAAGTCCTGTGTGATAGATTGTCACTTTATGCACTAGTGATTCCTAGAGAGGCTGATCTGGAACAGACACTAGACAGAGTTAAaagaataaagtaggtatttattaagAGCCCTTaaaaggatacaccttggggAGTAgaagagcctggccagggctacACCCAGGATGGATCCAAGATGGGTACTGCTCACAAGTTTCTACACTTTTATAAGTATTGCTCCATCAACATgttggggttaattgtccagtTACAGCTTCAGGTCACAAAGTTCCATTGTCGTGGTTCACTCCCTTCACTTTGCCATTGTTTATTCTTTTTGGATAtcagttgtccttgattctcaagctggaaaaggaattttgtgTTAAACTCCACTGTGAAGAGAACCTATTGACATTTAACATGAAGTTTGGAGTCCCACACCAATTCAGCACATAATGTGGGAAAtgtgaaagctaaaacttaaaGCATCAGTAGGAAGCAGTctgaaaatttttccttttatgtgagcccagggaagcagttGAGACAAGGAAGAGCTCAGCTGGACACTGCACTTCAGGCTGTCTTTGCAATGGGGGTGTAGTACAGACTTCACATCCTCAGCATGTACCAATAGCAGGAGAGATCCTTCAATGGTTTCTGGGCTCTGTcgtggctcctgctctgccttatAACTGAAAAAGCCCCAACAAGCAGTCAGAGCAGCTCAAGTTGTCCAGTCTGGCTGAGCAATCCTCCTGCATTTAGTAACCTACGGGTATCTGTGAACCATGTCTATGTCTTGGTGCTTTCTGTCAACCCTGTCTGCTTGGGATGGAAAAAGGTGTTTGCTGAAACAGGCAGTCCTGCAAAGTCAGTTCCAGGTTGTCTCAGCTTCTGAGTTGTACAGCCATGTCCTTCTGCACAGCTGTCTCTGATGTTATTGCTAGACTTCATCAGCTTCTGGGCAGCTGTGTGCCCTGGCATGGCTTTgtccagagggaagggatgatGGGAGGTGGCCATGgggagagcagcccagagcccaggcacaCGATTGCCtttgcagcagggcagcacctgcagttgttttgggtttgctgtggggtgcaggaggaggcagataAACAACAGCTTTGGTAGACAGAATGTCCAATGCAAGGCTTGTGTACTTGATGTCAGCCTTGATGAGAAAGGGCCCAATGTATCCCTGACAGGATCTGATCCTTTCACTGCAGTTGGAGCAGGTCCTGATTTGGCTCTTTAGCTGTGCCAGAAATGATGGGATAGTAGGCATGGGTATGCATCTGGCCCCAGTGCCTCCACTCCCCTTCCTGGCCATGGCATGGGGGCTCTGGAGAAACCTGGGCTGGCAGAGACcttccagagagcagcagggcagggagctctgctgaacTTGCTGGATGCCAGTGAGCCTGAGATGCTGGAGGTatgggagctggggagcagcgAGCATCCCGagagctcagcagcttctgGGCTGAAAGGCTGCTGGGCAACTGtaggagggaagggcagcagcagaaggaatgAGGGGCTTGAGAAAAGCAGGTTTTGACATCCTGCAGAATGGCTTTGTGGGGACGTGGCTGGAGatcagcagtggctgtgaggTGCCtaaggggcagggagagaatAGTGATCTAAACCCATTCCCATACCATCCAAAAGGCCAGTGGAGGCAGTGGCACCCATGAACATACTGATGCCAAACACGaggattccagctgggaatgtaGCCACCCTTCCAGAACTGTTAGCATGAGGGGAGAGGTGTCAAATCTGGGACATGTGCTCTCCCCCACCACTTCCCTTTCCATTCCCCATCCTGGGCCAAGCTGCTCCATCAGTTTGACTTGTCTTTTCCTGCTAGGTACCAGTTCAAAGCATGGGTAAATATCTTGAGCCATGAGTGGGGGCAAGGCTGGATGCTTCATCTGAGCACTTTGTTCCACTCTTGCCAGGCATCCTTGCTGTATTCCCGTGGTGGGGATGTGAAGAAGGGGTCATTGGGACTGCCTGTGATCCCCCCTATCCACAAGGCAGTCCATCCCCGtgttggcagtgctgcaggctctctgcacagccctctgcagctggatgtCCAAGAGTCCCAGGAGATGAGGTAAGGCAAGGTGTCTGCTGCTCCACTGTGCTGTTCAGCTCGCTCTTCCTGCCTCGTGAGCTTCTTTTGCACAGTCAGCTGTCCCATGTATTTAGGCAAATCTCTGTGTATTCCCCATTTTGCCCATCTCTGATGATCCAGCTCAATGTCAAACCCCACACCATCTGTCCCAAGAGCAGAGGTGGTGGTTGGGAAGAGGAGGCAGGGCTTAAGAGCATCTCAAGATGGGTCCTCTGCTGGACTTGTCTATTGATTCCCTCTGTAATGTTTGTGGTGTCATTTGGGAACTGTATTGCATGGGTCTGGATCCTGAAGATCACTGAATACTGTGATCCTTGACTGTCAACTTCAGCATCCACTAGAATATGTTTGGACAAATATTGGCTACTGGGGAAGTGTCTGcaaatttcagtgctgcttcttTTAATGATTGTAGTTGTTTACGTGCAgcacctaatttttttttatcagaagtATAAACAACCTACTAAACCCAATCCAGAACTGAGTGGGAGTTGCAGAACAACACTCGCCCTGAAAACTACCTTTGGAAAGCATTTAGTTCCTGCGTGTAGTTGTATAATTCCCAAGAGCACTGTGAGTTGCCAAGTGTTTGAAATGAAATGGATCCCAAAGTAAATTTCATGAGTAAGTTCTCTGAGCTTTGGCCTCAGCCTCCCCTGTGGAATGAGATCCCAGATAAGTTTTGGGGTCTAGATGTATAATCCCATCAATGTTTAATATTTAAGTCTGGGCTAAAAAGCAAAGAGGGCAAGGTGCTAGAGTACCCCATGGTAAGATATTAGCTTGGATATCTGTGAGAAAATGTAGCTGTCAAGCTTATCTGAGTGATAACAATACAGAAGGAGTCACAGAAGTATCATTCCAATTAAAAAGCTTAGGTAGAGCTTTTCAAGTGCAATCTGAATATCCTTGTGTAGTGGGTCTAGTGCTGGCTAAATGCCAGCACACCCAGTGGAATACATTTACTCATGTTTCTTTTGTGAGATAAGCAATTAGGAGAAGGAGGGTAAAACAGGCAAAAATTTTAAAGTGcgacaaaaaaaatttattaacccaaaacagataaaaaaaatcagaataaacctCCAGAACACTTCTTCTGCCCCCTACCTTCTTTTGTTGCCCACTGACAATGTACAGAGACAAATCAGTCAGTTTACCATCTCTAAAACAGTCTTTCTCCAGTTCACTCAGGGAGAGGAGTTTCTCTTGCCATGTATGGATACTTCTCCACAAGAAACAGTTCTCCCGTGGCATTAATGTCACAGCGAATCAGGCACCcgggaaaggaaaatgtgctcGCAGTGTGAACAGTCACTCTCGTACCTCGCAGCTatcccacagctgctttcatGGGCCATGTCAGCTTCTTGGGGTGCTATTTTAATGATGAGCTGTTCTAGTATAAAACAAAAGCTCTCTTCATCCATCTCTGGGAACAGAGGCTTTTCTACTGCTATCACTGGGACAAGGTTTCTCATCTCTCTTTATTCAAGTTTCTCTTTGAATCAAAATTGCTTCAACATCTGCTCACTTCAGCACTGCTTCCTCTGTTCATGGCTGTGGTTAGAACGCTGCATGCCCCCAATGTATTTTCATGAgttacagggaaaaaagggtTTGATGTCTCAATTATATCTTCTCTATAGCCTTACAAGAGGATTTCAGCCTCAGACTGAGGCATCTCCTCACATCCCCCCATCTAGAATTTTACTCGCtcttcactgacttcagtgtcCATGCTGCTGTCTCTAAGTGTCCTCACCTCTCATTTTTCTGATTCGGGAGACAAAGGGTGTTCCCAGGTTTGTTTGCTCTCAAGCTTTATCAACTTAAACAGTTCTCTAGAGTCCTGCAGCGCTGAAAGGTTGATGCCATCGGGCTGTGCAAGGCAGAGATCGCTGCCGTGCCTCTCGCTGCTGCTCACCTGGTTCCCTCGGCCCTGCGCAAAGCCGCGCTGGCTGCCGGCCCCGCCCTGCGCCTTTCCTTCACGCGGGGCGCcgaaaaacaagaaaagccgCTGCTGCCGCTTTGTCCTTCTGTTCTCTGCATGGCTGCTGAAAGAACTAAACGAGCCAAGTTCATTGCGAGCCCTGCCGAGACACCACGGCCGCGCAGTCCTGGCAACGGGGATGGCGGCGGCCGCTCCCGGCCCAGGCCGCTCCTGgcctcggggccgtgcccaGCACGGGCCGCGGGGCCACTCCCAGATCTGGTCCCGGAGTGAGCAAATTTCATTTGTGAGCCCTGCTGAGACAGTCCCGGCCGCGCCGACTGCGGCcgagcagccctggcagctccgGCCGCTCGCAGGGCCTGGGCAGTGCCggtggcctgggcagtgccggtggcctgggcagtgccggtggcctgggcagtgccggTGGCCCGGACAGTCCTtgtggcctgggcagtgccaatggcctgggcagtgccggTGGCCTGGCCCCACGGTGGCAGAAATCTCAGCCCAGCCGTGCTCTGACCTGGCCACGCAGCCGTGTGGGGACCGGCCGGTTACCTCCTCAGAGGCCAGAAGCCAAGAATATTTCCGGTGCTTCCTTCgtttttaaatgtgcttttccaCAGGGGCGTGATTAGCTCCTTCATGTGGTCTAACCAAATATAAATCCCCAAACTTACCCAGCTCAATGGCCCTTCCAAACCAGTCAGTTCATTGCCTCTGGCAGGTCCTAACAGAGAATCACCCCCCACCCCGATGGAAAACCAGACTTTTATTAAAACACTACACCTTGTGTAGCAGGTGGTAAAAGCCTTTCTCTACTTGAAAGAGCAAGGAGGTGGAATATCCCTCTCAGGGCACAGCATTGCTCTGACCACGTGTAGCACGAGACTGGCACCAGTGGAAGGCACGAGCAGGCAAAGTCAAGCTTTGGCAGCAGTACCAAAGCAGCTGCCCTCCATACAGACTCGTGGCTCAGCTtagcagctcttgctgcttcaGAGAGGCTGTAGGAGCCACTTGGCTCCAAAAGGAGAGACAGCACGACTGGGGAGTTATGATGCAAGTTGAAGAATGACTGCTGTGTTTTTGCTGGAGCTTGGCCAGCTCTGTCTAACTGCAGCAACTGAAAGCTTAAGGACAATTAATCAGCTTTGAGTCTTGTGGGTTTATGTATTGCATTGTATCCTTCATCAGAGTGACCAAGCTGTAGGAAGGTTTGTCTACTTTCATGCTAcacctcttccctcccttcGCTTTCTCCCTCCTCATATGTTCTTTTGTCCTCCATTTTCTCAAGGCCAAgatccagcagcagaagcagagagagCTCTGAACATGCAGGTAGGTACAGGGCATGTTTGTCCTAGAATGACCATTGGAGTATTGACTCAGAGGTGACATTTTGAAAGCCTGGTTAAATccattctttcaaaaatttctgtaaattcaTTTTGATGCCTTGATGGGCTCAGTGGACACCTCCCAGAGCCCAGTCACTGTGAGTGTGCTCCAGTGGTGCAGTGAAAATTCTTCCAGTGTGAAGTGTTGAGTGACAGGGGCTGGAGTGGGACCTTGAGACCCTGGAAATGCAgtgcaggaaaaggaaacattcctctccatcctgcacaTGCCTTTTATCTCCATGCAGCCTTTCTAGTGTCAAAATTCATAGGGAAAATGAAGGCATTTAgcatgaaatgagaaatgttcCCACTCCTTCCTCCTGTCCTTGTAAGAGAAAATCTTTCCTTGGGGCACGTTCTGAGCTGGAGCCTTGGACATCTGAAGGAGGACTATGGGTACTGACTGATTTTGCATTGGGAGAAACAGGGAAACTCCTGTGACAGAAAGTCCTTTTTGAATTTTCCAGTTAAGGAGAAGGAGACTTCCAAATGGATGCAGCCTATGCAGGGTCTGAGTTTGTCATGCTCtcacagcacaaacccaaagcCACCTATGGCAGGTTCACAATGACCAATCTCTTGCCCGACTCTCTCTCTCTGGGTCAGTGTtgcaggctgaggctgggggAGGAGATGCCTTCTgccttgtcccctgtccctgccttgcCTGATCCCTGACAAGTAGAATTGTGCCAGGTCAGCCAGAGCTTTCAAGTTGAAAGCCTCAGTGAAAGTCTGTTGTTGTTCCTTTGCCATCACTGGTCGTGAACTGATAGGAGTGATGAGacctgaagaaataattttgctgatgCAGAAAAAGGGATCAGATCCACCGGTCCCTTTGCTCAGGGTTATTTCTGCCAAATCCTCAGTACAGCCCCTTTGGAATGACTCCTTATTGCTGATATGCAGGTGGATGGCTTAATGCAGCTGGGGAGAAGTAT is a window encoding:
- the LOC130266652 gene encoding uncharacterized protein LOC130266652, with amino-acid sequence MDSTRKGKATEGKARTGYPLAKRFPMANPSMLLPSKPLPPIQKSSPASKPNKICSGEQENGKKGTGCDDNLRNNKELHSEGTGHKASLLYSRGGDVKKGSLGLPVIPPIHKAVRPCVGSAAGSLHSPLQLDVQESQEMRPRSSSRSRESSEHAGLSPNGTAKNLSRSPPSMLLPSKPLPPIRKSSPSRLPSPVCSGEEERGGNGIGYKDSSRNNQEQSSEGKGREASLLYSRGGDVKKGSLGLPVIPPIHKAVHPRVGSAAGSLHSPLQLDVQESQEMRPRSSSRSRESSEHAAQSQRTKGKSPWCVIGPGMPLFPRKLAELFSMETYVRNPGAGNGGLGSRPAQGASAQEPRQGQLSSAAPRVTAREEDKGKGQQGSASLRVPGLPLSQAQETDGPSSPGLRSDKDLRDGFGKIRAALCKLA